A region of the Sarcophilus harrisii chromosome 3, mSarHar1.11, whole genome shotgun sequence genome:
CCTGGGGCCATGTCCTAGTTATGGCGCCCGCCAGTCCCAACCCACTCAGCCCAGAGGAAGGTGCGGGGAGGCCGGTGAGAGCCTcagcctctctctttcctccttgcCTCCAGAATGGCGAAGGCACCCGGGGAGTCACCGGCTTCTTTGAAGTAACAGTTGCTGGGAAACTTGTCCATTCCAAGAAGGTCAGTGGAACCCGTTGGGTGCCCTCCGTCCCTTGCTCCCGGTCACTGCCTTGTTGACCTGGGGCCAGCTGCCTCCggctgggtgggggggggggggggggccctctGCACAATGGAGGCTTTGAgcctgggtgggggtggggcagcCGGGCTCTGGCTCATggccctcttcccccccccaggCTGGACATGGCTTTGTGGACTCCTCAGAGAAATACCTGCAGATTGTAGCAGAGATCAAGGCGGTCCTGGGTTAGCCGGGCCTGAAGGCAGAGGTAAGGGGCCCGGGGTTGGAGGCCAGACCCAGGACTGCCATTTCTGCTTCTCCCCGGCCCTGAGTTCTATCAGAGTGGGGAGCAGGGGATCCCTTTCATGGGTCTTGTCATCTGGCGaccctaacccccccccccctttcttcctgcctctagCTCAGGGGCCTTGTCCCCATCCCTGCCCAGCGATGCTTCATGACGGGAAGGACTGAAATGTCCCCTGGATGCCTGGTTCTTCCTTGAAATCCTTGCACCTGTTGGGCCGGGGCTGAGGCCGACGCCCCTGGATCCTGCCCTGCGTGCATCCTCCTGCCTGTCCCCTTGCCCAGACTCTCGTTTCTCCTACCAGTTCTGGGATTGCGGCCTCCTCCTGCACCCCGAATGCTGTCTCCCTCCATTAGCCTCTCCTAGGCAGGGGCTTGCCTCTTCCCTGCCCAGGGGCTGCTCAGCTGGCCGGCCCACTGGGTCCCCACCAGCTCTGCTGGAAAGTGAGAGGGCCCAGAGTTGCCCTGTACCTTGGAGAGCGGCCTTTCCCCGACTGAGGATGGAGGGAGGCTCCCACCTGGGGCCCGGGGGCTCAGAAGGTCTGTGGGGAAATGGGAAACACCAACCTGGGCtaattttgaaaacttaaatTTTGGTCTCGACTCTGGTCTCGTGCTGGGAGAGGGGAGGCAGCGCCAATTTGGATCGggaattaagttaaaaaaagggAACTGGGCTTCCTGAGAGGACAGATCCTGTGAACAAGTTACCATGGGCTGTCCTGGGGGAAGGATTACAGAAACAAGGGGCATCCGGATCAGACAGGACAAAGGCAAGGCGAGGGAATCTTGAGGTTAGAAGAGCTGGATCGGGGCAGGTAGGAAAGGGGGAGTAAGGAAAGCTCTGGGAAGGCTGGCTGGAGCCAGAACGGAGGGCCTGATGGAGGAGGCAGCGTCCAATATCCTGGAAGAACTAGGGAGCCATGACAATCCGGAAGTGAGTGAGTGACCTGGTTAGAACTGCCTGGAGGGCCATCCTAGCAGCTCTGGGAGGGAGACTGGAGAGCCGGCTTTGGGAATCCAACGTGGGGGTAGGGGATTGGACTGGATCTCCAAGTTCTGTCGGTTTAGAATGGCTCCTAATCACAGGCAAAGGGCTAGTTTGCAGGGGAGGGGGTCAGTGGCTGCAGCCAGCAAAATCCGGATTCAAATGTGGCATCAGGTACTCACTAGtcatgtggccctgggcaagacacttcatCCCGTTTCCTCactagaaaatgagctggagaagaaaatggcagactgGCCccgtgtctttgccaagaaaaccccaatgtcCCGGGATTTGAGGTTAGGACGAATGTTGAAATTTGACCACATGTTAGGAGTCCCAATTTGGGGTACCCTAAATGAAATTGGGGGTTTTGTTAAGGTCAGTGGCAGGTTTGGGTACAGGGGATAAACAGGTTCCCCTCAACCCCTTGATTAGGAAAGGTCGGTATTGAGTCTGAAAGCGGaattaataaaagcatttattgccCAAGGTAGATTAATAAAAAGAGGTTTTTATTTAAAGTAGGAGAATTGGGGTGAGATAAGGAACATGGCAGGGTCCAGTGGCAGAGGAATCcccatggcgaccatgtttgggaATCTCTCAaaaggggttcccagtgtggtccttttaagtggGAACAGCTCGAGGGCTTTGGGGTTAGCAAAGGTTCTAACCCAGGTGGGGCTGGGACGGTCGGACCcctttggaattcaaagggaccaggatttgtgagtcaaggGTTTATTGCTGGGGGGTTGGAATggtggaatctttcccgcatcatgGAGAGTTGGGTCTGATGAGGAACAGGGGAACAATTTGGTGGcggagggagtttccacaccaGGACTGTCCTTCCCCAAACTAACTCGCCCTCTGACAATGTGCCTACAAACCCCTCCTTTGGGGGTTCAAGAAAAAGACCCCAAAGTCCGCAGACCTAGTCTCAGATTCATGTTTCGTTTGTTTCTTACAATtacaatggaagaaaatgctgGATTCCGAGGAGAGGATCGACACGGTATTTTTCCCCATCCACATTCACGGACCCCCTGAAATCTCTTCACAAACCCCAATTTGAAAATTCCCGGTCTGGCCCTTGGGAAACTGGGGGTTCACCTCTAATCTCGGGAACCCGCCGAAATCaaaggtctgttctctctctcccccctttgtCTTCTTGGGGCCAGGGCCCGCTTCCTGTTTGTGGCTCACCTGGGTCGGGAGACAATTCCCTGCGGGACATCGCGGTTTCTCTTAGCAAGTTTTTTCTTATCTGGGCTGTCTGCTCCCTTTttgtccttccctccccccctctcttcctgtcctgtcttcccttccccctcttctcccatactcctctcctccccttctcttctttctcctcccctcccccttcctctgccccatcttctcccttctttcctcctccatttttcttcctcttttctctctttcccccttctctcttctttcctcctctccttccctccctttctctccttccctcccccttctctctcctctcttgtcGTTCTTCCAATCCAGAGATCTTCCTCCTTGGAGAGAGGAAGCAAATTAAAGTCTGAGCAGCTCTGGTTTCTCGGGTCTCAGCCCCTTGTTCCCCACCGGACGTCGATTCTTCCTTTCTTGTCTCTTCCCacctttaaaatcattttttccccgAATAAAcgtttcttctcccctctcccactGGAAGCAATTGGACAAATTGGCATTTCAAGCAAAAGCGGCCCTAACCTTGGTAAAAGGGCTTTCTCGCCTGGGCCCCAAGGTAAatggggggggcgggggaaaACGCTATCCATTACCCTCTGAAAAAACCCAAAGCCCGTTAATAGGcgatacaaattaaaaaacaattctggGAATTTAGCTCACAGCAGCACAACAGCGTTGGAGACTTGGGACAACAGGCCATATGGACCCTTTGTGGGGTGGGCCCTTAAGTGGTCCAGTCACTCAGAACTTCTTAGTGTCTCCTGTAAACACTATTATTAGGCCCgtgccccaaagagatcaaaacaCCCATATGTACAATACACCTCTCGGCAATTTCTACTGTggccaagaattggaaactgaggggacgcccatcagctggggaaagGCGGAACAGACTGAGGTAGTGAGAGTGAGGGGGGTTTGTGTGGGGAAATGAGGAAGGGGCCAGTTTCAGAAACCTGGAAGCTTCCCGGTCAAAAAATTTAAGTGCCTGCGCAGGAGGGTTGGGATCCGGACCCCAAAATGGGGCCTTTCCCTTCGGTTAAAAAGAAGAGGGGAacaaaggggaggaaggaagggagaggaaggaaagggaaaaaggggaacagaaaggggaagggagtcggggaagggagggaaaagaaagggggagggaagaggaaggcaaaggagggggggagggaggtttaGGGTTTGGGTTGAGGGGGCCGGGGAAGGGGTGGATTTGAAATTAGGCCGGGGCAGGACAAGAGGGAATTTAATTTCGGGAAAGGGGcctggggaaaagggggaagtgATTGAAAGTATGAACCAAGaggaaaactggaaacaaagaaagagagggacTAACATTGAAACCCTCTAGGGAAAGCCAAAAGGGGAGGAGGGCTCAACctgccaaaattttaaaatttttttcaattttaaacaaaggttttattttttgtttgtttgttgggaGAATGGAGGGAGATAAAGGTCAAATCGAACTTAATGCTTGGTGATTAAAAAATTACAAGCTCTTTCCCCCAGAATAGGGGGAgcattattatgattataaacACTCTAATGTTGTCCTTAGTCTCAGCTGATATTTTAGGGCTCCTGATATgacaggaaagaaataagcatttattaagcgcctgctGTACACTAAGTGCTTTACcaatatcccatttgatcctcacaatactgGGAGGTGCTAgttattatgcccatttcacagttgaggaaactgaatcagaggttcaatgacttggccaagattCACAAAgtgagtctgaggctggatttgaactcagctcttggTGGCTAAGCTCAAGATTCTGTCCTCTTCACCCTGGTCTGCTCCACAGGCTTTATCTCACCAAAGTAGTGGTAACTATGAAATCAAATTTATCTCCTTATTTTAGGGCCTCTAGTTCTTTTATGGACCATACATTGAACCTTAGTCTATAGACATCTGAAGTCACTGGTTTTTGCGTCCTGTTTCTGAATGTCTCAACTGCTACACTTTTATAGTAATAGTTACGCCCAATGGTATCTAGCTTGGTGGGAATACACCAGCCTTGTCTTTTCAGTATAAAATCTTCCCAAACTCTGACATCCTGGAGTGGGTTCTCCACAAGTTTGGGAAGTTTTAAATCCCACAAAAACAGttcttttagtcttctcaggcgaaactttctttttttttttttttttttaatttaatagccttttatttacaagatattacatgggtaactttacagcattaaaattgccaaacctcttgttccaattttcacctcttccccccccctccctagatggcggatgaccagtagatgttaagtacattaaaaataaaattagataacaatagtatacatgaccaaaccgttttttgctgtacaaaaagtcagactcaaatattgtacaattgcttgtgaaggaaataaaaatgcaggtgggcataaattagggattaaattcaatgtaatggtttttagtcatctcccagagttctttctctgggcatagttggttcagttcattactgctccattggaaatgatttggttcagttcattactgctccattggaaatgatttggttgatctcgttgctgaggatggcctggtccatcagaactggtcatcatatagtattgttgttgaagtatataatgatctcctggtcctgctcatttcactcagcatcagttcgtgtaagtctctccaggcctttctgaaatcatcctgttggtcatttcttacagaacagtaatattccataattttcatataccacaatttattcagccattctccaactgatggacatccattcagtttccaggttttagccactacaaaaagggctgccacaaacattcgtgcacatacaggtccctttcccttctttataatctctttgggaaggCCGAAGCTTTCTCCACGGAATCATTGTAGCCACATTTCTCACCACCTACCTTCTGCCAAAGCCCTTCCCTCCGAGATCTTCAATTCACCGTCTAGTTTCCTTGCATCTGGCCTTCCTCACTTgactaaactccttgagggatcgtgtttctgcctttctttacAAGCCTTAGTACTATTGCTGTTAGGTTTATTGACAATTGACTGCCCCATAGCAGAGGGTCTCTTACTTTGCCAAATTTGTGGGTTCACTCTAACAGCCTCAAAAGGATCTCCTTCCTCCTGCAGTCCTCCTTTTTAAGAAGAGCTTCCTAAAGCTCTAGGTTCCCTTTCCTCAATGCTCCTTACTCCCCGTTAGACATGCTTCCCTTCTCCAGTCTCCAAGTGGCtgtggtaggatttgaatcccgGTCTTCATGATTTGTTCTACCCCTCATCAATCATTCCTTCCCAATTCCATCTTCTAAGTGAATCTTCCTTCCAGCATGTCATGCTCCTTCTGCTTTTCCTTGTCTTCCCAAATTACTTCTTGACAAATTCAATCTTTGACCTCCCTCACAACGACAAAGCCCCCCAAACCCCATTCATTATTCCTTcagtttttccttcatttcaccTTCTTCTACTCCTGCCCCCACTCTCCTACAACCAGCTGTTTTGTTGCTAGAGATGGTCGTGATTTGGGGGAAAGGGTCTTTTTCCCCCTAGCAGCTAAGACAGTGGCTGGCACATGATAAATATCTGATGTGTATTAAATGGaatcataataaatattaatcaaggcataaaactgaattcacatcttcctagGGTGTCTGCTGTTAGGATGGAGGATGCCAACAATCATAATAGCAGCTCACattcacataaaataataatggctaacCTCTATCTAGTGCCTACTACGGattaagttctttacaaatattttatttgatcctcacaaccactctTAAAGGGAGGTGCTCTTAGCATTATgcccttttatagatgagtaaactgagacacagattaagtgacttatccagagtcacacagctaatagtcaaatttgaattcagttcttcctaatcCAAGTCTGTTAGATCTATCTTCTGAGCTGACTGAGCTGTCCCCTTATGTAAATATTAGGTATTGTTTATAGCCcttaaagatttgcaaaacatcTTACAGGATCTCATTTGCTCCTCCTAACAACTCTGTCATTAGATGCAACTAtcatcttcatttgtaaaatgaggaaactgagactgagagaagcTAGGTACCTTGACCACTGAGCTAGCTAGAATCTGAGgaggatttgagctcaggttttcctcCCAGCCCAGCACTCTACTTCAACACCTCCTATCTCTAGATCCACTAGAGTCTGAATGGAAAAGGGATGGCCTGGGAAGGCCGATGTCCTTCAGATGCTTTCCTTTGAGGGCGACACGGTCGCAGTAGTCTCCTTATGTCAACAGCTCAAGTCTAGCCTAACAATCCACATCGATGAAGAAACAAGTGGAAGAAAAATGCTTATTGTCCAGAGTGAGGCTGTGATAGCTGAATGAAAAATGGGTTGTATTGAGGGTCACATGACTAGTATCTGAAGCTGGGTTTGATTTTGGCTCCAATTCTAGCATTCTatcaatcaaataaaaactcAACATATAAGCGGTGATATTCTTCAATTTTCCCCAAGGATTGCAAAGAAGCTACTGCTCTTAAATGTTAAAGGTAACCCAGTGGATgcagcactgggcctggagtcaggaagactgaatcTAAAtcttagatactttctagctcctgagattctgggcaagtcacttaatcactgtgTACCTCAGTTGGGGATCACAATAGCATAGAACTATTATAAGGATCAAACGAGATCCCTGCAAAACAATGACTGGAACTTAACAAaagcctgtttaaaaaaaaaaaaaaaaaagttctccacTGGGAGCAGCCCACACATATCCTGTCCCTGTCCAAAATCCTTCCAGTGACATCTGTCTGTGAGTCACTGACGGTCATCAAAGTCAGATGATGTGTGACTGGAAGGAAAATGGAGAGATGCAGGCTGGGTGTAAATAGGCCGGTCCCTCTCGACAAAGCCGGCTCACATGCGGTTTGAGCATCATTAGTGCTGGAATCTGTGGTTTCTTGGTTTCTAACAAGGAGGTGTCATCAACAGCCAGAATCCCAGAGCGTCCAAGCTGGAAAGGCCCCCTGGGACCACTGAGGCTAGCCCACAAGTAACAGGAGTCCTCCCCTACAGACACACCCAACAAGTAATTATTCAGCCTTGGCAGGGAGGAGTGCTGGGGTGGGAGGGCAGCATTTCCCTGCAGGAAACTTTTCCTGACTTCCAGTTAGAATCTCCCGCTTTCACCAACTCCAGTTCTGCTTTGGGCCAGACAGAACCAGTCTGCTCAGGAGCTGTCCTGCCCATCCCATAAGACCTATCCCCTGCAGGCTAAACACTCCTAGTTCCAGCAAGCAATCCGTATGACAGGCCGTACTTAAATTAGGTTCTTCCTAGCCTGGTCGGTCTTCTCTGGACACTCTACTTAGTAATTAGTGTCTTCACCAAAAATTAATGATTAAGTGCACCTATTAATTAATGGGTGGCTAGGTGGGGCCACAGTGGTCAGAGCACTGGTCAAGGAGATAGCTTCCTGAATTCCAATTTGTACTCGGACAGTTACTGTGACTGTAGGgaagtcacttaagtctgttcATTTCAGGTTTCCCATTTGTGACGTGAGCTGGAGAAAGATGGCAAACCCCTCTAAAAGGGCTCccaaagagctggacacaactgaatagcAACAGATCAATGTTGTGACTGGCTAATTACAACATTTCGGATTTTCTGAAAGTCTGAGTAGGCCAGAGAAGAGCCTTCTGGCTCATCGGCCTTAATGCAGCTCAAATGGGCATTAGCTTTCTTGGCTGTCAAGTCCTGCTGTTGACTGAAGGCCCTGGGACATCTAGATGAAACACCAAAAGGTCatgtctctccctttctgtccttGGTAGGTTGATTGTGACCACGGCATAAGAATTTGCATTTGCTCTTATTAACATTCATCGTACAAAGTTCAGTCCGATAAGtcaacctttttttgttgttttagtgGCGGTcaactttctgtgaccccatttggggttttcttggcaaagatatcaagaatgttttgccattttattctctagctaattttacagatgaggaaactgaggttaaattacttgcccagggtaacccagttaagtgactgaggctggacttgaactcaggtcctctttaTTCCAGTCTTGTTCCATTCACTAAGTGTGACATCTAGTTCCTCAATCCTATCGATGGctcaacaccccccccccccccaatggcaTCCTTTTCAAATCCTGGCTACCCAACCTATTAGTTAGCATTCTGGCTTTGCATCATCTGCAAATCTGATGTCAGTCTTTAGCCCCAATAAtgcatttttgttgtattttcaagtgaattttcatttacattatcaaTGAAATTATCACCGTATTCCTTCTATCAACCTCTCCTAGAGAGCCATTCttatactaattttttaaaggggagggagaagatttcagcaaaaccaaccaacATCTCAATAAATCTGATGTTAACTTACACCTTTATGGGGGCCCATGGCTGCCTTCTCATGACTTCTTAGGGGACAAGTTTGGTCATTGTAATATGTCAAGCATTGTCTCAATTATTTTGCTCTTCCGTTTACATTATTTTAATCATAGTATGTTTTGTTGTCCTGgatctgtttacttcactttgcatctgttcatcTAAATCTATGTTTTTCTGTACTCCTAATTATCATTTTCTATGGAACGGTTCAAACCTATTATACTCATTTACCACCTcactgttccccccccccctttttttttggccaccacaaaaagtaTTGTTATCTTTTGGCATACATAGAACCTTTTTTTGTGGTCAGTGATGGGTGTAGGGTACCTTGGGGTAGGGGCCTAGCAGTGCAGGTCAAAAGGGAAGAACATCCATAACTGCAAACTGCCTTCTGGGATGGCTGAATCAATTCCCAGCTCCACCCATAAGGCATTAGGGTGCCAGTCTTTTCACCACCCCAACACTGATCCTTCCTGTCTTTTGTCCCCTTTGCCAGTTGTTAGGGAAAAACCTCAGggatgttttgattttcatttcccttttttgtcatcCAGTTATTTTCCAGTCGTGTCCGACTCTTCGTGgacccatttgggcttttctcgGCAGAAACACTACAGGggctggccatttccttctccatccattttacaaatgaggaaaccgaggcagaccgGGAGCAGTgccttgcccggggtcacacaggcAGCAAATGTCCGAGGCCAGATTCACCTCCGGAAGGCGAGTCCTTCTCCTCCAGGCCTGCGGTGTGTTTGCTCCGGCGCCCCCTGCCTGCCTCCACGCTTCCCTTATTTAGAGCAGACATGACTGCTTGCTTACGTTCAGTCCTGTGTCTGTTGGCTGTCTGATCAGTGGATAGCACGGCTTAGAGTTAATGTTAGCTGCCTCCATGGCTAACGTGGAAATGTTCTGTCCGACCAAACACGTATAATCTAAATCGAATGGCTTGCTTAtcaaggagggaggaggaaaagcatttggaactcaaaattcacaaaacaaatggcaaaaagtgtttttatataatgagaaaataaaatacaaaaaccttaaaaataaattagctgCCTAAGGATCAGACCCTAACTGGAGAGTCAATAGACTTTTTTCCCCGTAGTTGACCTCTTCCCTTCTTACTCTGATCGATTTTGTCCAGGTAAAAGTTCTTCCATCCCTCAtactttaccttttgttctggcCTCTCTCTGTTTAGTTTTGGATGCATCCCCGCTCGTGGCTGGGAAGTGATCAGTTtcttttcccaggttttttgtgCTTTTTCACACCCAGGAATCGATGGAGGAATCTAAAATATCCTGGGGCCAAACGGATCCTTGGATCCTTCCCCTGGCACCTTCTCTCCGTGAGATTCAGTCACTTACACTAGCTGTGAGTCCCCCCAGCCACGTGTCCATCCTGTCTCACTCCTCCTTGTCTTGGCCCCTTTTCCCAAGAATAGCACGAAGATGGCAAATGCTCTGCTCAGGTTTGTGGAGACCCGTACCTAGAATCCTGCCTTCACCTTCCAACCTAGAACCCTGCCCAATAAGCCCCCAAACCGCGCTCAGCCCCCACAGCCCCGTTTTGGGCGCAGCCGACCCGAAGCTTGGAGGCCCTGGCTCCCTTCTGAGTGCTCATGAGCCGTCCTTGAGATCCGAAGGGAGAGAATAAGGCAGAACAGGGCGGCTTTCTGTTCCCCTCTCCCGGGCTTTCCCAGAGCCACTGCCTTCTCTCCTCTTGCCTGGGGACTCAATGTCTGGCTCGAAGTCAGCCCCCACCTATCGGCACAAGGGCCAGGCTCGCTGCCGCTCATTTGGGAAGAAAGAACCTTTGCAGAGAACCCTGGGGTCCAATGACAGGATGGGAGCCCAGAGGCAGGAAGCCGGCCCAGCTGAGTGGCCCCAAGGGAACTTCTCCCAACCTTCAGTAAACGAGGCCTTCGAGTCGTTACCCACCTTCTGGGTTCTGTAGACACTGGGGTCGGGGGGAGGCCGACAAAGATGCATAAAGTACACAGGATTACCAGGAAGCTGGGGAGCCCCGGCTAGCCTGGGACCACTAAGGGCCAGCCCTGAATGCTCTGCAGCCATCGGACAGAACAGCCCTGCCTCCTGACACCTGAGGAGGCGGGGGCTGATGAAGCCACTGTCTCTGGGCCTGGGAGGTGATGCATCTGTGGCACTGCCCAGTGGGCTCCTC
Encoded here:
- the SELENOW gene encoding selenoprotein W yields the protein MAVQVHVVYCGAUGYKPKFLLLKKKLEDEFPGLLSINGEGTRGVTGFFEVTVAGKLVHSKKAGHGFVDSSEKYLQIVAEIKAVLG